The following coding sequences are from one Rutidosis leptorrhynchoides isolate AG116_Rl617_1_P2 chromosome 11, CSIRO_AGI_Rlap_v1, whole genome shotgun sequence window:
- the LOC139875379 gene encoding uncharacterized protein has translation MSAVQEFTPLNEIVKGQEKITVKVKVHFLWKKYWVNNPSDVSSIEMVLVDQQGNKMRAAIEKDTVKYYGPTFTEGRYLTIYKFDVLDVDDKIKFLTNKLKLRIRKSSKVQKCPEFSVEQDLYRIVTFQQINERELKYGSDIFDVCGRVINIIRNRTIKERSGDKKKLEFFLLSPSGETIRCALWGEHGKRLLTMARKCDANSPPIVALIHNCQLKLWEGGPEVNNIFFGTRLYLNELVHPISTFNSEFANAPNKGELNAIPTMSPDFREDEQEIGAKYTKCHLLKVEQVPNYQEDYNFVVIGKVVKVCNSDGWFQRLCPVHENKLAEVYNCDLDVDVLWCEFCKVDDQKWIPRIRTSITIKDDTGACDIILFDNQLAKLVKRSATWLNTRAGSCVNPVDVPAELNDVVKQTFLFLVCKSTFNEKLNYKSYTVMDATEDVDIMDEVSRKGNKPYVDNYNATQQDEKFETPKPFKALLAHSGGSASGSECNTGESSDGKRKAATVDEVGNEETPTGGTAAGISALKIPKMEPL, from the exons ATGTCTGCAGTTCAAGAATTCACCCCGCTCAATGAAATCGTCAAAGGACAGGAGAAGATCACAGTTAAGGTCAAGGTGCATTTTCTGTGGAAGAAATACTGGGTTAACAACCCTTCTGATGTTTCTTCCATTGAGATGGTTCTTGTGGACCAGCAG GGAAACAAGATGAGGGCTGCCATCGAGAAAGATACGGTCAAGTACTATGGACCAACCTTCACTGAGGGTAGATATCTCACTATATATAAGTTTGATGTGCTGGATGTTGATGACAAAATCAAGTTCTTGACAAACAAGCTAAAGTTGAGGATTCGAAAGAGTTCTAAAGTTCAAAAATGTCCTGAATTTTCTGTTGAACAAGATCTCTATCGCATAGTTACTTTTCAACAAATCAATGAACGAGAATTGAAATATGGGAGTGATATTTTTG ATGTGTGTGGGAGGGTCATTAACATTATTAGGAACAGAACTATTAAAGAGAGATCTGGTGATAAGAAGAAATTGGAGTTTTTTTTGCTTTCACCAAG CGGTGAAACTATTCGTTGTGCTTTATGGGGAGAACATGGTAAGAGATTGTTGACTATGGCTAGGAAATGCGATGCAAACTCACCACCAATAGTTGCACTCATTCACAATTGTCAACTAAAACTGTGGGAAG GAGGACCAGAAGTCAACAATATTTTTTTTGGGACCAGATTGTACCTGAATGAATTGGTTCATCCAATTTCTACGTTCAACTCCGA GTTCGCCAACGCTCCTAATAAAGGAGAGTTGAACGCAATTCCAACGATGTCGCCTGACTTTCGTGAAGATGAGCAAGAAATCGGAGCAAAGTATACCAAGTGTCACTTGCTAAAAGTTGAACAAGTTCCTAATTATCAGGAG GATTACAACTTTGTGGTTATTGGAAAAGTGGTTAAAGTTTGCAATAGTGATGGCTGGTTTCAGAGACTTTGTCCAGTACATGAGAACAAACTAGCAGAAGTCTACAATTGTGATCTTGATGTCGATGTTTTGTGGTGTGAGTTCTGTAAAGTTGATGATCAAAAATGGATTCCAAG GATTCGTACTTCAATTACAATCAAGGACGACACTGGTGCTTGTGACATCATACTTTTTGATAATCAACTTGCTAAATTGGTGAAACGTAGTGCAACTTGGCTCAACACTAGAGCAGGATCT TGTGTCAATCCTGTGGATGTACCTGCGGAACTCAATGATGTTGTCAAACAAACTTTTCTGTTTTTGGTTTGCAAGAGTACCTTTAATGAAAAATTGAATTACAAGTCTTACACTGTGATGGACGCTACTGAAGATGTTGATATCATGGATGAAGTTAGTCGCAAGGGAAATAAGCCATACGTAGATAATTACAATGCGACTCAACAAGATGAAAAGTTTGAAACCCCAAAACCGTTTAAG GCATTGTTAGCGCATAGTGGTGGGTCTGCCAGCGGGAGTGAATGCAACACTGGTGAATCGTCCGATGGAAAACGAAAGGCTGCTACCGTTGATGAAGTTGGTAATGAGGAAACACCTACTGGTGGCACTGCTGCTGGGATTTCTGCTTTAAAAATACCTAAGATGGAACCACTTTGA